From a region of the Balaenoptera acutorostrata chromosome 14, mBalAcu1.1, whole genome shotgun sequence genome:
- the PNISR gene encoding arginine/serine-rich protein PNISR isoform X3: MWDQGGQPWQQWPLNQQQWMQSFQHQQDPSQIDWAALAQAWIAQREASGQQSMVEQPPGMMPNGQDMSTMESGPNNHGNFQGDSNFNRMWQPEWGMHQQPPHPPPEQPWMPPTPGPMDIVPPSEDSNSQDSGEFAPDNRHIFNQNNHNFGGPPDNFAVGPVNQFDYQDLQDLRHLPRIEEKGHHRSGIGSAHLLHFL, from the exons ATGTGGGATCAAGGAGGACAGCCTTGGCAGCAATGGCCCTTGAATCAACAACAATGGATGCAGTCATTCCAGCACCAGCAGGATCCAA GCCAGATTGACTGGGCTGCATTGGCTCAAGCTTGGATTGCCCAACGAGAAGCTTCAGGACAGCAAAGCATGGTAGAACAACCACCAGGGATGATGCCAAATGGACAAGATATGTCTACAATGGAGTCTGGTCCAAACAATCATGGGAATTTCCAAGGGGATTCGAACTTTAACAGAATGTGGCAACCAG AATGGGGAATGCATCAGCAGCCCCCACACCCCCCTCCAGAGCAGCCATGGATGCCACCAACACCAGGCCCAATGGACATTGTTCCTCCTTCCGAAGACAGCAACAGTCAGGACAGTGGGGAATTTGCCCCTGACAACAGGCATATATTTAACCAGAACAATCACAACTTTGGTGGACCACCCGATAATTTTGCAGTGGGGCCAGTGAACCAGTTTGACTATCAG GACCTCCAGGACCTCCGGCACCTCCCCAGAATCGAAGAGAAAGGCCATCATCGTTCAGGGATCGGCAGCGCTCACCTATTGCACTTCCTGTGA
- the PNISR gene encoding arginine/serine-rich protein PNISR isoform X1 has protein sequence MWDQGGQPWQQWPLNQQQWMQSFQHQQDPSQIDWAALAQAWIAQREASGQQSMVEQPPGMMPNGQDMSTMESGPNNHGNFQGDSNFNRMWQPEWGMHQQPPHPPPEQPWMPPTPGPMDIVPPSEDSNSQDSGEFAPDNRHIFNQNNHNFGGPPDNFAVGPVNQFDYQHGAAFGPPQGGFHPPYWQPGPPGPPAPPQNRRERPSSFRDRQRSPIALPVKQEPPQIDAVKRRTLPAWIREGLEKMEREKQKKLEKERMEQQRSQLSKKEKKAAEDAEGGDGPRLPQRSKFDSDEEDEDTENVEAASSGKVTRSPSPVPQEDQSEPEMTEEEKEYQMMLLTKMLLTEILLDVTDEEIYYVAKDAHRKATKAPAKQLAQSSALASLTGLGGLGGYGSGDSEDERSDRGSESSDTDDEELRHRIRQKQEAFWRKEKEQQLLHDKQMEEEKQQTERVTKEMNEFIHKEQNSLSLLEAREADGDVVNEKKRTPNETTSVLEPKKEHKEKEKQGRSRSGSSSSGSSSSNSRSSSTSSTVSSSSYSSSSGSSRTSSRSSSPKRKKRHSRSRSPTIKARRSRSRSYSRRIKIESNRARVKIRDRRRSNRTSIERERRRNRSPSRERRRSRSRSRDRRTNRSSRSRSRDRRKIDDQRGNLSGSSHKHKGEAKEQERKKERSRSIDKDRKKKDKEREREQDKRKEKQKREEKDFKFSSQDDRLKRKRESERTFSRSGSISVKIIRHDSRQDSKKSTTKDSKKHSGSDTSGRSSSESPGSSKEKKAKKPKHSRSRSMEKSQRSGKKASRKHKSKSRSRSTTPPRRKR, from the exons ATGTGGGATCAAGGAGGACAGCCTTGGCAGCAATGGCCCTTGAATCAACAACAATGGATGCAGTCATTCCAGCACCAGCAGGATCCAA GCCAGATTGACTGGGCTGCATTGGCTCAAGCTTGGATTGCCCAACGAGAAGCTTCAGGACAGCAAAGCATGGTAGAACAACCACCAGGGATGATGCCAAATGGACAAGATATGTCTACAATGGAGTCTGGTCCAAACAATCATGGGAATTTCCAAGGGGATTCGAACTTTAACAGAATGTGGCAACCAG AATGGGGAATGCATCAGCAGCCCCCACACCCCCCTCCAGAGCAGCCATGGATGCCACCAACACCAGGCCCAATGGACATTGTTCCTCCTTCCGAAGACAGCAACAGTCAGGACAGTGGGGAATTTGCCCCTGACAACAGGCATATATTTAACCAGAACAATCACAACTTTGGTGGACCACCCGATAATTTTGCAGTGGGGCCAGTGAACCAGTTTGACTATCAG CATGGGGCTGCTTTTGGTCCACCGCAAGGTGGATTTCATCCTCCCTATTGGCAACCAGGACCTCCAGGACCTCCGGCACCTCCCCAGAATCGAAGAGAAAGGCCATCATCGTTCAGGGATCGGCAGCGCTCACCTATTGCACTTCCTGTGAAGCAGGAGCCGCCACAAATTG ATGCAGTAAAACGCAGGACTCTTCCAGCTTGGATTCGAGAAGGTCTTGAAAAAATGGAACGTGAAAAGCAGAAGAAgttggagaaagaaagaatggaacaACAACGTTCACAATtgtccaaaaaagaaaagaaggctgCAGAAGATGCTGAAGGAGGAGATGGCCCTCGTTTACCTCAGAGAAGTAAATTT GATAGTGATGAGgaagatgaagacactgaaaatgtGGAGGCCGCAAGCAGTGGAAAAGTCACCAGAAGTCCATCTCCAGTTCCTCAAGAAGATCAAAGTGAACCAGAAAtgactgaagaagagaaagagtatCAAATG ATGTTGCTGACAAAAATGCTTCTGACTGAAATTCTACTGgatgtcacagatgaagaaatttatTATGTAGCCAAAGATGCACACCGGAAAGCAACGAAAG CTCCTGCAAAACAGCTGGCACAGTCCAGTGCACTGGCTTCCCTCACTGGACTCG GTGGACTGGGCGGTTACGGATCAGGAGACAGTGAAGATGAGAGGAGCGACCGAGGCTCTGAGTCATCTGACACTGATGATGAGGAATTGCGGCACCGAATCCGGCAAAAGCAGGAAGctttttggagaaaagaaaaagaacagcagcTGTTACATGATAAACAGATGGAAG aagaaaagcaacaaacaGAAAGGGTTACAAAAGAGATGAATGAATTTATCCATAAAGAGCAAAATAGTTTATCACTACTAGAAGCAAGAGAAGCAGATGGTGATGTggttaatgaaaagaaaaggacTCCAAATGAAACTACGTCAGTTTTAGAACCAAAAAAAGagcataaagaaaaagagaaacaaggaaggagTAGATCAGGAAGTTCCAGTAGTGGTAGTTCCAGTAGCAATAGCAGAAGTAGTAGTACTAGTAGTACTGTCTCTAGCTCTTCGTACAGTTCTAGCTCAGGTAGTAGTCGCACTTCTTCCCGATCTTCTtctcctaaaagaaaaaagagacatagTAGGAGTAGATCGCCAACAATTAAAGCTAGGCGTAGTAGGAGTAGAAGTTACTCTCGCAGAATTAAAATAGAGAGCAATAGGGCTAGAGTAAAGATTAGAGATAGGAGGAGGTCTAATAGAACTAGCATTGAAAGAGAAAGACGAAGAAATCGAAGTCCTTCCCGAGAGAGACGTAGAAGTAGAAGTCGCTCAAGGGATAGGCGAACCAATCGGTCCAGTCGCAGTAGGAGTCGAGATAGGCGTAAAATTGATGATCAACGTGGAAATCTTAGTGGGAGCAGTCATAAGCATAAAGGTGAGGCTAAagaacaagagaggaaaaaagagaggagtCGAAGTATAGATAAAgataggaaaaagaaagacaaagaaagggagCGTGAACaggataaaagaaaagagaaacaaaaaagggaagaaaaagattttaagttcAGTAGTCAGGATGATAGATTAAAAAGGAAACGAGAAAGTGAAAGAACATTCTCTAGGAGTGGTTCTATATCTGTTAAAATCATAAGACATGATTCTAGACAGGATAGTAAGAAAAGTACTACCAAAGACAGTAAAAAACATTCAGGCTCTGATACTAGTGGAAGGAGCAGTTCTGAGTCTCCAGGAAGTAGCAAAGAAAAGAAGGCTAAGAAGCCTAAACATAGTCGGTCGCGATCCATGGAGAAATCTCAAAGGTCTGGTAAGAAGGCAAGCCGCAAACACAAGTCTAAGTCCCGATCAAG atcaACAACCCCTCCCCGTCGTAAACGCTGA
- the PNISR gene encoding arginine/serine-rich protein PNISR isoform X2: MWDQGGQPWQQWPLNQQQWMQSFQHQQDPSQIDWAALAQAWIAQREASGQQSMVEQPPGMMPNGQDMSTMESGPNNHGNFQGDSNFNRMWQPEWGMHQQPPHPPPEQPWMPPTPGPMDIVPPSEDSNSQDSGEFAPDNRHIFNQNNHNFGGPPDNFAVGPVNQFDYQHGAAFGPPQGGFHPPYWQPGPPGPPAPPQNRRERPSSFRDRQRSPIALPVKQEPPQIDAVKRRTLPAWIREGLEKMEREKQKKLEKERMEQQRSQLSKKEKKAAEDAEGGDGPRLPQRSKFDSDEEDEDTENVEAASSGKVTRSPSPVPQEDQSEPEMTEEEKEYQMMLLTKMLLTEILLDVTDEEIYYVAKDAHRKATKGGLGGYGSGDSEDERSDRGSESSDTDDEELRHRIRQKQEAFWRKEKEQQLLHDKQMEEEKQQTERVTKEMNEFIHKEQNSLSLLEAREADGDVVNEKKRTPNETTSVLEPKKEHKEKEKQGRSRSGSSSSGSSSSNSRSSSTSSTVSSSSYSSSSGSSRTSSRSSSPKRKKRHSRSRSPTIKARRSRSRSYSRRIKIESNRARVKIRDRRRSNRTSIERERRRNRSPSRERRRSRSRSRDRRTNRSSRSRSRDRRKIDDQRGNLSGSSHKHKGEAKEQERKKERSRSIDKDRKKKDKEREREQDKRKEKQKREEKDFKFSSQDDRLKRKRESERTFSRSGSISVKIIRHDSRQDSKKSTTKDSKKHSGSDTSGRSSSESPGSSKEKKAKKPKHSRSRSMEKSQRSGKKASRKHKSKSRSRSTTPPRRKR, from the exons ATGTGGGATCAAGGAGGACAGCCTTGGCAGCAATGGCCCTTGAATCAACAACAATGGATGCAGTCATTCCAGCACCAGCAGGATCCAA GCCAGATTGACTGGGCTGCATTGGCTCAAGCTTGGATTGCCCAACGAGAAGCTTCAGGACAGCAAAGCATGGTAGAACAACCACCAGGGATGATGCCAAATGGACAAGATATGTCTACAATGGAGTCTGGTCCAAACAATCATGGGAATTTCCAAGGGGATTCGAACTTTAACAGAATGTGGCAACCAG AATGGGGAATGCATCAGCAGCCCCCACACCCCCCTCCAGAGCAGCCATGGATGCCACCAACACCAGGCCCAATGGACATTGTTCCTCCTTCCGAAGACAGCAACAGTCAGGACAGTGGGGAATTTGCCCCTGACAACAGGCATATATTTAACCAGAACAATCACAACTTTGGTGGACCACCCGATAATTTTGCAGTGGGGCCAGTGAACCAGTTTGACTATCAG CATGGGGCTGCTTTTGGTCCACCGCAAGGTGGATTTCATCCTCCCTATTGGCAACCAGGACCTCCAGGACCTCCGGCACCTCCCCAGAATCGAAGAGAAAGGCCATCATCGTTCAGGGATCGGCAGCGCTCACCTATTGCACTTCCTGTGAAGCAGGAGCCGCCACAAATTG ATGCAGTAAAACGCAGGACTCTTCCAGCTTGGATTCGAGAAGGTCTTGAAAAAATGGAACGTGAAAAGCAGAAGAAgttggagaaagaaagaatggaacaACAACGTTCACAATtgtccaaaaaagaaaagaaggctgCAGAAGATGCTGAAGGAGGAGATGGCCCTCGTTTACCTCAGAGAAGTAAATTT GATAGTGATGAGgaagatgaagacactgaaaatgtGGAGGCCGCAAGCAGTGGAAAAGTCACCAGAAGTCCATCTCCAGTTCCTCAAGAAGATCAAAGTGAACCAGAAAtgactgaagaagagaaagagtatCAAATG ATGTTGCTGACAAAAATGCTTCTGACTGAAATTCTACTGgatgtcacagatgaagaaatttatTATGTAGCCAAAGATGCACACCGGAAAGCAACGAAAG GTGGACTGGGCGGTTACGGATCAGGAGACAGTGAAGATGAGAGGAGCGACCGAGGCTCTGAGTCATCTGACACTGATGATGAGGAATTGCGGCACCGAATCCGGCAAAAGCAGGAAGctttttggagaaaagaaaaagaacagcagcTGTTACATGATAAACAGATGGAAG aagaaaagcaacaaacaGAAAGGGTTACAAAAGAGATGAATGAATTTATCCATAAAGAGCAAAATAGTTTATCACTACTAGAAGCAAGAGAAGCAGATGGTGATGTggttaatgaaaagaaaaggacTCCAAATGAAACTACGTCAGTTTTAGAACCAAAAAAAGagcataaagaaaaagagaaacaaggaaggagTAGATCAGGAAGTTCCAGTAGTGGTAGTTCCAGTAGCAATAGCAGAAGTAGTAGTACTAGTAGTACTGTCTCTAGCTCTTCGTACAGTTCTAGCTCAGGTAGTAGTCGCACTTCTTCCCGATCTTCTtctcctaaaagaaaaaagagacatagTAGGAGTAGATCGCCAACAATTAAAGCTAGGCGTAGTAGGAGTAGAAGTTACTCTCGCAGAATTAAAATAGAGAGCAATAGGGCTAGAGTAAAGATTAGAGATAGGAGGAGGTCTAATAGAACTAGCATTGAAAGAGAAAGACGAAGAAATCGAAGTCCTTCCCGAGAGAGACGTAGAAGTAGAAGTCGCTCAAGGGATAGGCGAACCAATCGGTCCAGTCGCAGTAGGAGTCGAGATAGGCGTAAAATTGATGATCAACGTGGAAATCTTAGTGGGAGCAGTCATAAGCATAAAGGTGAGGCTAAagaacaagagaggaaaaaagagaggagtCGAAGTATAGATAAAgataggaaaaagaaagacaaagaaagggagCGTGAACaggataaaagaaaagagaaacaaaaaagggaagaaaaagattttaagttcAGTAGTCAGGATGATAGATTAAAAAGGAAACGAGAAAGTGAAAGAACATTCTCTAGGAGTGGTTCTATATCTGTTAAAATCATAAGACATGATTCTAGACAGGATAGTAAGAAAAGTACTACCAAAGACAGTAAAAAACATTCAGGCTCTGATACTAGTGGAAGGAGCAGTTCTGAGTCTCCAGGAAGTAGCAAAGAAAAGAAGGCTAAGAAGCCTAAACATAGTCGGTCGCGATCCATGGAGAAATCTCAAAGGTCTGGTAAGAAGGCAAGCCGCAAACACAAGTCTAAGTCCCGATCAAG atcaACAACCCCTCCCCGTCGTAAACGCTGA
- the PNISR gene encoding arginine/serine-rich protein PNISR isoform X4, whose translation MWDQGGQPWQQWPLNQQQWMQSFQHQQDPSQIDWAALAQAWIAQREASGQQSMVEQPPGMMPNGQDMSTMESGPNNHGNFQGDSNFNRMWQPG comes from the exons ATGTGGGATCAAGGAGGACAGCCTTGGCAGCAATGGCCCTTGAATCAACAACAATGGATGCAGTCATTCCAGCACCAGCAGGATCCAA GCCAGATTGACTGGGCTGCATTGGCTCAAGCTTGGATTGCCCAACGAGAAGCTTCAGGACAGCAAAGCATGGTAGAACAACCACCAGGGATGATGCCAAATGGACAAGATATGTCTACAATGGAGTCTGGTCCAAACAATCATGGGAATTTCCAAGGGGATTCGAACTTTAACAGAATGTGGCAACCAG GCTGA